One region of Vibrio sp. FE10 genomic DNA includes:
- a CDS encoding bifunctional aspartate transaminase/aspartate 4-decarboxylase produces the protein MKRTDEKRLETLSPFEVKNTLIDLAQHSHEKTMINAGRGNPNWVATAPREAFFQLGMFALEESKATFSGYQGFGGMGAKQDISLRFLHFCEKHEEQEGVQFLIEAFQFITDQYQVDSDELIYEWVGGILGNNYPVPDRMLKYSELIARKYIEQEMAGSQPVPAGKFDLFAVEGGTAAMVYIFNTLKSNRLLNKGDTIAIGAPIFTPYIEMPELEDYSLNKVEIMATEESAWQIPDSELEKLNDPSVKAFFLVNPSNPASVRLSDETLYKIAEIANRRPELILLTDDVYGTFADNFTSLAMLAPKNTILVYSYSKYFGATGWRLGVIGVHEDNNFDRMIADLPEQTRDTLTARYKGISLEPSKIKFIDRLVADSRAVALNHTAGLSTPQQIQMTMFSLLSLMQGGEEYKRLAKQIVRRRYHTLMQKNLAAPIIAEGDQTGAFYYVEIDLKEIAQTIHSNGFFSWLEETYEPLDFLVRLAEEHGVIVMPGAGFDAPTWSLRVSLANLEEEQYANITQAMNAVMQSYVERYEAIC, from the coding sequence ATGAAACGCACAGATGAAAAACGCCTAGAAACACTGAGCCCTTTTGAAGTAAAAAATACACTGATCGACCTTGCTCAGCATTCACATGAAAAAACGATGATCAACGCTGGCCGCGGCAACCCTAACTGGGTAGCAACAGCACCACGTGAAGCTTTCTTCCAACTCGGCATGTTTGCTCTTGAAGAGTCGAAAGCGACCTTCTCTGGCTACCAAGGCTTTGGTGGAATGGGCGCTAAACAAGACATTAGCCTGCGTTTTCTTCACTTTTGTGAAAAACACGAAGAGCAAGAAGGTGTTCAATTCCTAATTGAAGCTTTCCAGTTCATTACCGATCAATATCAAGTAGACAGCGATGAGCTGATTTATGAGTGGGTTGGCGGTATTCTAGGTAACAATTACCCTGTTCCTGACCGTATGCTCAAGTATTCAGAACTGATCGCTCGTAAATACATTGAACAAGAGATGGCAGGCTCTCAACCAGTACCTGCTGGCAAGTTTGACTTGTTTGCTGTTGAAGGCGGTACGGCAGCCATGGTGTATATTTTCAACACTTTGAAGAGTAACCGTCTGTTAAACAAAGGCGATACGATTGCGATTGGCGCACCGATTTTCACACCTTACATCGAGATGCCAGAGCTTGAAGATTATTCACTAAACAAAGTAGAAATTATGGCAACGGAAGAATCAGCGTGGCAGATCCCGGATTCTGAATTAGAGAAGTTGAATGATCCAAGCGTGAAAGCTTTCTTCTTAGTAAACCCAAGCAACCCAGCATCGGTAAGACTGAGTGATGAGACACTCTACAAAATCGCAGAAATTGCTAACCGTCGTCCTGAGTTAATTCTACTGACTGATGACGTATATGGCACCTTCGCGGATAACTTCACTTCGTTAGCGATGCTTGCTCCGAAGAATACGATTCTGGTGTATTCATACTCTAAGTACTTTGGTGCAACAGGCTGGCGTTTAGGGGTGATTGGCGTGCATGAAGACAACAACTTCGATCGTATGATCGCTGATCTTCCAGAACAAACCAGAGACACGCTGACGGCACGATACAAAGGTATTTCCCTTGAACCAAGCAAGATTAAATTTATTGATCGATTGGTTGCAGACAGCCGAGCAGTGGCACTGAACCATACTGCGGGTCTTTCTACACCTCAACAAATCCAGATGACGATGTTTTCATTGCTGTCTTTGATGCAAGGTGGTGAAGAGTATAAACGCTTGGCTAAGCAGATTGTGCGCCGTCGTTACCATACGTTGATGCAGAAGAACTTGGCGGCCCCAATCATTGCAGAGGGCGATCAAACAGGTGCGTTTTACTATGTAGAGATTGATCTGAAAGAAATTGCTCAAACGATTCATAGCAATGGTTTCTTCTCTTGGTTAGAAGAAACGTATGAGCCTTTGGATTTCTTGGTTCGTCTTGCCGAAGAACATGGCGTGATTGTAATGCCGGGCGCAGGGTTTGATGCTCCAACATGGTCGCTACGTGTTTCTCTCGCTAACTTAGAAGAAGAGCAATACGCCAACATCACTCAAGCGATGAATGCCGTGATGCAAAGCTATGTAGAACGTTACGAAGCGATTTGCTAA
- the aspT gene encoding aspartate-alanine antiporter: MSFIIEQLRDYPFIALFLSLGLGYLIGKIKIGKFELGGIAGSLLVAVGLGQIGGIAISNEVKSIFFALFIFMVGYNGGPQFFSSFRLSSLTRLFASFVMTFVGLVTVVLLSKWAGLDKGLAAGLAAGGLTQSAIIGTAGNAIDQLNLAPDVTSTLKTNVAVGYSITYIFGSLGPILMMSLIPMVMGWNITKEAKKLAEKMGAGNKQLNEGEFPALSRVSSRAYQVTANSIFVGKSVVELEEAFDTDLTIEAIYRTKDEAESTLDIAKNPILAAGDKVYLTGLTRAFPKVTSLGVELGEFSEENNVIQTQQKVVLTNKKLAGITLRKLHDETNARIRRGVYIAQLSRMGHDISTLPETELHLGDEITLVGLKEDLAKVVKKIGYNSPLPSVTDFVTMSFGMVLGYLIGEIGFSIGGSHIALGSGLGCLVSGLLVGYLRMRTPRLGSVNHGAANFMQTFGLAVFVAVVGINAGAPALTAIKENGVTLLLLGVLVTLIPQILTFLFNYYVLKIKNPVEALAVVAGSRSANPAFASLLEKTQNSTPVPSFTMTYAVANIFLTLWGPVIINLITKIS; encoded by the coding sequence ATGTCATTTATTATTGAACAATTAAGAGACTATCCATTTATAGCTCTATTCCTATCATTAGGACTTGGTTACTTAATCGGTAAAATTAAAATCGGTAAATTTGAACTAGGCGGAATCGCAGGTTCACTTTTGGTTGCGGTAGGGCTTGGTCAAATCGGCGGAATCGCGATTTCCAACGAAGTAAAAAGCATCTTCTTTGCGCTATTTATATTCATGGTGGGTTACAACGGCGGACCGCAATTTTTCTCATCATTCCGCCTTTCATCACTAACACGCTTATTCGCTTCATTCGTGATGACGTTTGTAGGATTGGTGACGGTTGTGTTGCTCTCTAAATGGGCAGGACTAGACAAAGGTTTAGCGGCAGGTCTTGCGGCTGGCGGCTTAACGCAATCGGCAATCATAGGTACAGCGGGCAACGCAATTGATCAGCTCAACCTAGCTCCCGATGTCACATCAACACTTAAGACAAACGTGGCTGTCGGTTACTCAATCACCTACATCTTCGGCTCTCTTGGCCCAATCTTAATGATGTCACTCATTCCTATGGTAATGGGTTGGAACATCACTAAAGAAGCGAAAAAACTCGCAGAGAAAATGGGCGCTGGTAACAAGCAGTTAAACGAGGGTGAATTCCCAGCACTAAGCCGCGTATCTTCACGCGCTTACCAGGTTACCGCCAACTCGATCTTTGTCGGAAAAAGCGTTGTTGAACTAGAAGAAGCATTCGACACAGATTTAACCATCGAAGCTATTTATCGCACCAAGGACGAAGCAGAGTCGACTTTAGATATCGCTAAGAACCCTATCTTAGCGGCTGGAGACAAGGTTTACCTAACTGGCTTAACGCGTGCCTTTCCGAAAGTGACATCCCTTGGGGTTGAACTGGGTGAATTTAGCGAAGAAAACAACGTTATTCAGACACAACAAAAAGTCGTACTGACCAACAAGAAACTAGCAGGCATCACTCTACGTAAGCTTCACGATGAAACCAACGCACGTATTCGCCGTGGTGTTTATATCGCTCAGCTGTCTCGTATGGGTCATGACATTTCAACATTACCAGAAACTGAATTACACCTTGGCGACGAAATCACGCTAGTGGGTCTCAAAGAAGACCTTGCCAAAGTCGTGAAGAAAATCGGTTACAACAGCCCTCTTCCAAGTGTGACGGACTTTGTGACCATGTCTTTCGGCATGGTGCTGGGTTACCTGATTGGTGAGATTGGCTTCTCAATCGGTGGTTCTCATATTGCGCTTGGTTCTGGTTTAGGTTGTTTGGTTTCCGGCCTGCTTGTTGGCTACCTAAGAATGCGTACACCACGTTTAGGAAGCGTTAACCATGGCGCTGCTAACTTTATGCAGACATTCGGACTAGCAGTATTTGTTGCAGTTGTTGGTATCAACGCAGGCGCTCCAGCACTGACTGCAATCAAAGAGAATGGCGTAACGCTATTACTGCTCGGTGTATTAGTCACTTTGATTCCTCAAATACTAACGTTCCTATTCAATTACTACGTGTTGAAAATCAAGAACCCGGTAGAAGCCTTAGCCGTTGTCGCAGGTAGCCGCAGCGCTAACCCAGCCTTCGCATCGCTTCTAGAAAAAACACAGAACAGCACACCCGTACCAAGTTTCACGATGACTTACGCGGTTGCCAATATCTTCCTCACTCTATGGGGACCAGTAATCATCAACCTAATTACCAAAATTTCTTAG
- a CDS encoding efflux RND transporter periplasmic adaptor subunit — protein MSKYKGVIVGSALFILLSFVFGFHYVKSEIIKEKVASFKLPATSVTTESVNKEVWNESLQVIGNIHANQSIDVTSQMSGQIKEVLFKSGQFVNKGDVLIKLDDALLKANHKSQLAKVELARTELKRNKKLLKNNSVSQNSVDKLAAQFNAESAKLEYISTQVEYMKVKAPFSGNVGIRNVDVGDFINSSTAIVDLEDSSQQYVDFSISELYLHSVKVGQDLQFESDAANDAEYHATITAIEPSSDASTHNIELRAVTTQPVPLESGMYVDATLTTSDSNSVISVQSVAISYTLSGDTVFVLDTSTKQVSTNSGSVSSDDKDPSSQGSEKAETPFYEYKVVQRTVEIGPKQGGYVGVISGLKEGDVVVTSNQHQLKNGGLVLVNNQRPLVTNTKPSK, from the coding sequence ATGAGTAAGTATAAAGGCGTAATCGTCGGGTCAGCTTTATTTATATTATTGTCTTTTGTATTCGGCTTTCATTACGTGAAAAGCGAAATAATAAAAGAAAAGGTAGCAAGTTTTAAATTACCAGCGACATCTGTAACAACTGAATCAGTAAATAAAGAAGTTTGGAATGAGAGTTTGCAAGTGATAGGTAACATTCATGCAAACCAATCTATAGATGTGACAAGCCAAATGTCAGGGCAAATAAAAGAAGTGCTTTTTAAATCGGGTCAATTTGTCAATAAAGGCGATGTTCTTATTAAATTGGATGATGCCCTATTGAAAGCTAATCATAAAAGCCAGTTAGCAAAAGTTGAATTGGCGAGAACGGAATTGAAACGAAATAAAAAGCTACTTAAAAATAATAGCGTCTCTCAGAATTCGGTAGATAAACTTGCAGCTCAATTTAATGCTGAATCCGCGAAACTCGAATACATCTCTACTCAGGTTGAATATATGAAAGTTAAAGCGCCTTTCTCTGGCAATGTTGGAATTAGAAATGTTGATGTGGGTGACTTTATTAACTCAAGCACAGCGATTGTTGACCTTGAAGATAGCTCTCAACAGTATGTCGATTTTTCTATTTCGGAGCTTTACCTTCACAGCGTGAAAGTGGGTCAGGATCTCCAGTTTGAATCTGACGCAGCTAACGATGCTGAGTATCACGCAACGATTACGGCAATTGAACCAAGCTCAGACGCCAGCACACACAATATCGAACTGCGAGCGGTGACGACTCAGCCTGTTCCGTTGGAGTCGGGAATGTATGTGGATGCGACGCTGACCACTTCAGATTCAAACTCGGTGATCAGTGTGCAATCAGTGGCAATCAGCTACACCTTGTCTGGCGATACTGTGTTTGTTCTTGATACGTCAACGAAACAAGTGAGCACGAATTCAGGCAGCGTAAGCTCTGACGACAAAGATCCAAGCAGTCAAGGTTCAGAGAAAGCAGAGACACCATTTTATGAATACAAAGTGGTGCAACGTACTGTGGAAATTGGCCCGAAACAGGGTGGTTATGTGGGTGTTATTTCTGGTTTAAAAGAGGGCGATGTGGTGGTGACATCGAATCAACATCAGCTTAAAAACGGCGGTCTGGTTTTAGTGAACAATCAACGACCTCTTGTTACCAATACTAAGCCAAGTAAATAG
- a CDS encoding efflux RND transporter permease subunit, with amino-acid sequence MTFTDVFIKRPVLATVLSLVLLVLGLKAFTSLQVRQYPEIETGVITVTTSYPGASASSVQGYVTQPLQAEIAQTAGIDYMTSDSALGKSVITVYLKLGYPSDGALTEILSLVQQVKYKLPSGVLDPSILKSTSQSPILYVSFSSDTLKTEQVSDYVSRVVKPTFSTVEGVSKVDMLGQQDFAMRIWLKPQKLASYGLTATDVQNALRANNIVSAAGKLQNPYIEVDINAHTDSSSVEDFKNMSLKAHDGQLVHLKDVATVELGAATYDSDVEFNGVTTVATAISNTATSNPLTVVEGIYELLPQIEAGLPDGIKADVVYDSTKFIETSIDEVAKTLMEAALIVVIVIFAFLGSMRAMLIPLVTIPLSLIGSMFFMLSMGFSINLLTLLAMVLAISLVVDDAIVVVENTFRHLEDGTSPIKAAIDSAREIAGSVIAMTITLAAVYAPIGFMGGLTGKLFTEFAFTLAGSVLISGFIALTLTPMMCSKLLNKSVLDGKLVKKIDVVIAGVTERYRKVLEHVLNNRVYIWPVIGTLLISLVFMFMNTASELAPEEDQGVMIVMGQGPAQANTDYIRHFTPALIDAIGKNDEVEMTMLDNGYMNNNAFFGLGVLKDWDSRESTAKEVMQRFEKESSVLPGLQVYTFSPPDLPGTPQGLPFQMVLKTPTGSYQDLYQYAEKLKEYAQKSGKFIYVQNDLNFNKPQVEIQIDRDKAAQMNVSAQDIGTVLSRFISEGFVNYFSMDQRSYQVITQVPNENRNSWDDLKNYHVRSNTGEMVPLASLIEISQSVQPSKVDQFQQLNSAMIEAKMMPGISIGEAYQVMEEGAAQILPKSYSTDTSGQLRQFLQEGSSLVTTFFLALVIIYLVLAAQFESLRDPLVVLTSVPLSIFGALMPLYLGIDTLNIYTEVGLVTLIGLISKHGILIVEFANQMQQELKCSRREAAIRSATVRMRPVLMTTAAMVVGVVPLLIASGAGAQSRFSIGLVITVGMSVGTLFTLFVVPTIYTYLAADHTAQEQEA; translated from the coding sequence ATGACATTTACTGATGTATTTATCAAACGTCCGGTTTTGGCGACGGTATTAAGCCTTGTGTTGTTGGTGTTGGGTCTAAAGGCCTTTACCTCGCTGCAAGTGCGCCAATACCCAGAAATTGAAACAGGTGTGATTACCGTTACCACCAGTTATCCAGGTGCCAGTGCATCGAGCGTGCAAGGTTATGTTACCCAGCCGTTGCAGGCTGAAATCGCCCAAACTGCGGGCATTGACTATATGACATCAGACAGTGCCTTGGGTAAATCGGTCATTACGGTTTACTTGAAGCTGGGTTACCCATCAGACGGCGCGCTGACGGAGATTTTGTCTCTGGTACAACAAGTGAAATACAAGCTGCCTTCAGGGGTATTGGATCCGAGTATTCTTAAATCGACATCTCAATCTCCAATTTTATATGTCTCTTTCTCAAGCGATACGCTGAAAACAGAGCAGGTGTCAGACTATGTGAGCCGAGTGGTGAAGCCAACATTCTCAACCGTTGAGGGTGTATCTAAAGTCGATATGTTGGGGCAACAAGATTTCGCGATGCGTATCTGGTTAAAACCTCAAAAGTTGGCGTCTTATGGTTTAACTGCAACTGATGTACAAAATGCGTTGCGAGCAAACAACATCGTGAGTGCCGCGGGTAAGTTACAAAACCCTTATATCGAAGTCGATATCAATGCTCATACCGATTCTAGCTCTGTAGAAGACTTTAAAAACATGTCGCTCAAAGCACATGACGGACAACTGGTGCATTTGAAAGATGTTGCGACTGTGGAACTCGGCGCGGCTACTTATGATTCAGACGTTGAATTTAATGGTGTGACGACTGTTGCAACTGCGATCAGCAATACCGCAACATCTAACCCGTTAACCGTGGTTGAGGGCATTTATGAATTGCTGCCTCAGATAGAAGCAGGCCTACCTGACGGTATTAAAGCGGATGTGGTGTACGACTCAACCAAGTTCATTGAGACATCGATTGATGAAGTAGCAAAAACGCTGATGGAAGCGGCTCTGATTGTTGTCATTGTTATCTTTGCGTTCCTCGGCTCTATGCGTGCGATGTTGATCCCATTGGTGACCATTCCATTGTCGCTGATTGGCTCGATGTTCTTCATGTTGAGCATGGGTTTCAGTATTAACTTGCTGACGTTATTGGCGATGGTTCTTGCGATCTCTTTGGTGGTTGATGATGCGATTGTGGTGGTGGAGAACACCTTCCGTCACCTAGAAGATGGTACCAGCCCAATCAAAGCAGCGATTGACAGTGCGCGTGAAATCGCAGGCTCTGTGATTGCGATGACCATTACCTTAGCCGCTGTGTATGCACCCATCGGTTTCATGGGCGGTTTGACCGGTAAGTTGTTTACCGAGTTTGCTTTCACCTTGGCGGGCTCTGTTCTGATTTCAGGCTTTATCGCACTTACGTTGACGCCGATGATGTGTTCAAAGCTGCTCAACAAGTCGGTATTGGATGGAAAACTGGTTAAGAAGATCGACGTTGTTATTGCTGGTGTAACTGAGCGTTACCGAAAGGTGCTTGAGCATGTGCTTAATAACCGAGTTTATATCTGGCCAGTAATCGGGACATTGCTGATTAGCTTGGTGTTCATGTTTATGAATACTGCTTCTGAGCTGGCACCTGAAGAAGATCAGGGCGTAATGATTGTGATGGGACAAGGACCTGCGCAAGCCAATACCGATTACATTCGCCACTTTACCCCGGCTCTGATTGACGCCATTGGTAAAAACGACGAAGTAGAAATGACCATGCTGGATAACGGCTATATGAACAACAACGCGTTCTTTGGTTTAGGTGTATTGAAAGATTGGGATTCACGCGAATCAACGGCGAAAGAGGTGATGCAACGTTTCGAAAAAGAGAGCTCTGTATTACCGGGTTTGCAGGTGTATACCTTCTCTCCACCGGATTTACCAGGCACACCGCAAGGCTTGCCATTCCAAATGGTATTGAAGACACCAACAGGCTCGTATCAGGATCTGTATCAATACGCTGAGAAGCTAAAAGAATACGCACAGAAGAGCGGTAAGTTTATCTACGTGCAGAACGATCTTAACTTCAATAAACCGCAAGTTGAGATCCAAATTGACCGTGATAAAGCGGCGCAAATGAATGTGAGTGCTCAGGACATCGGTACCGTGCTGTCTCGCTTTATTAGTGAGGGCTTCGTGAACTACTTCTCGATGGATCAACGCAGCTATCAGGTTATCACGCAAGTACCGAACGAGAATCGTAACTCTTGGGATGATCTGAAGAATTACCACGTACGTTCAAATACTGGCGAAATGGTTCCACTGGCGTCTTTAATCGAGATTAGCCAATCGGTACAACCTTCAAAAGTGGATCAGTTCCAACAGTTAAACAGTGCCATGATCGAAGCGAAGATGATGCCGGGCATCAGTATTGGTGAGGCTTACCAAGTGATGGAAGAGGGTGCTGCGCAGATATTGCCTAAATCATACAGCACGGATACTTCTGGGCAGCTACGCCAGTTCTTGCAAGAAGGGTCTTCGTTGGTAACGACGTTCTTCTTAGCCTTGGTGATTATCTACTTGGTATTGGCAGCGCAGTTCGAAAGCTTACGCGATCCGCTGGTGGTATTAACCAGTGTGCCGTTGTCGATCTTTGGTGCTTTAATGCCACTGTACTTGGGCATTGATACGCTCAACATCTATACAGAAGTCGGATTGGTGACCTTAATCGGACTCATCAGTAAACACGGTATTTTGATTGTTGAGTTTGCTAACCAGATGCAACAAGAGTTGAAATGCAGCCGCCGTGAAGCCGCAATCCGTTCAGCGACCGTGCGAATGCGCCCAGTATTGATGACAACTGCCGCCATGGTTGTAGGTGTTGTACCGCTGCTAATAGCGAGTGGTGCAGGGGCTCAAAGTCGATTCTCAATTGGCTTGGTGATTACGGTGGGTATGTCTGTGGGCACGCTATTTACGCTGTTCGTGGTACCAACGATTTACACCTACTTAGCGGCGGATCATACCGCTCAGGAACAAGAAGCTTAG
- a CDS encoding DUF3313 family protein — translation MKLHYLYPLLALFTVGCASSVPNKEEIKSVDSDHYFVDSQFDDDMAGMSWIAKDSASHHFNQFKFNSVEIKNAGIDKRVSKEVQEQFKAQILTSMNDKLKHKLQGYENSILANKVLDISVDLYGIDDIPEDMRVTEFIPVGSIIGAVKYAAGTRDRSIRVLASVDLKDHDSSELIGRRIFVVNDNGVLENEKSDITIDMLDKNIDQITKQAVDFAFEVTYLNKKQG, via the coding sequence ATGAAACTACATTACTTATATCCATTGCTTGCGTTGTTCACCGTTGGCTGTGCAAGTTCAGTCCCAAACAAAGAAGAAATCAAAAGCGTCGATTCAGATCATTACTTTGTCGATAGCCAGTTTGATGACGACATGGCGGGCATGTCGTGGATAGCAAAAGACAGTGCTTCACATCACTTTAATCAGTTCAAATTCAATAGTGTAGAGATTAAAAATGCAGGCATCGACAAGCGAGTATCGAAAGAGGTGCAAGAGCAATTCAAAGCACAAATTCTTACCAGTATGAACGACAAGTTGAAGCATAAACTGCAAGGATACGAGAACTCTATTTTGGCTAATAAAGTGCTCGATATTAGTGTTGATCTATATGGCATTGATGACATCCCTGAGGACATGCGTGTGACGGAGTTTATCCCTGTTGGTTCTATTATCGGTGCGGTTAAATACGCTGCGGGTACTCGAGATCGTTCAATTCGTGTGTTGGCAAGTGTCGACCTAAAAGATCATGATTCTTCAGAACTGATTGGCCGTCGTATCTTTGTGGTGAATGACAATGGTGTATTAGAGAACGAAAAGTCTGATATCACCATCGACATGCTTGATAAAAATATCGATCAAATCACCAAGCAAGCGGTCGATTTTGCTTTTGAAGTGACTTACCTAAACAAGAAGCAAGGTTAA
- a CDS encoding phospholipase A, with product MLSSSLSVPAFASDSSYEECILHSLANATNEQSVEWLKQQCSYAVADSEAETKAKAKAKAAAKESENSTKVQTTELTPELSPEQKISRLKLEYSTEDNPFVITPYRLNYILPVTHMTNVNTQPYGDERFGGKADDLSDEEIKLQLSLKIPVVDDGVFNQDDKIYFGFTLKSFWQAYSSDISAPFRETNYRPEVFYETPLDIESTEGVWFSRLGLEHESNGRTAELSRSWNRVYAGLGYMEDDFAVYFQPWYRIPESSSSDDNPDIQDYLGHYELSGAYKWDEFELSALGRYNFQTGYGGVQTSLSFPLFGRLKGYVQYYKGYGESLIDYDYSSERIGVGILLTNAL from the coding sequence ATGCTTAGCAGTAGTTTAAGCGTTCCTGCGTTTGCGAGTGATAGCAGCTACGAAGAATGTATTCTGCATTCATTAGCGAACGCGACAAACGAGCAAAGTGTAGAGTGGCTAAAGCAACAGTGTAGTTATGCAGTCGCTGATTCAGAAGCTGAAACTAAGGCTAAGGCTAAGGCTAAGGCTGCGGCTAAGGAAAGTGAGAACAGCACAAAAGTGCAAACCACTGAACTAACACCGGAACTGTCACCTGAACAAAAGATTTCGCGCTTGAAGTTGGAATACTCGACGGAAGACAACCCCTTCGTGATTACGCCTTATCGCTTAAACTATATTTTGCCAGTCACCCATATGACGAACGTCAACACTCAACCTTATGGCGATGAGCGATTCGGTGGAAAAGCGGATGACCTTAGTGATGAAGAGATAAAGCTGCAATTGAGTTTGAAGATCCCCGTGGTCGACGATGGTGTGTTCAATCAAGACGATAAGATCTATTTTGGTTTCACATTGAAGTCATTCTGGCAGGCATATTCATCCGATATCTCGGCTCCATTTAGGGAAACAAACTATCGCCCAGAAGTGTTCTATGAGACGCCTTTAGATATAGAGTCGACAGAAGGTGTATGGTTTTCTCGATTGGGGCTTGAACATGAGTCGAATGGTCGAACCGCCGAACTGAGTCGCAGTTGGAACCGTGTTTATGCGGGCTTGGGCTATATGGAAGATGACTTTGCGGTGTACTTTCAGCCTTGGTACCGGATACCAGAGTCGAGCAGCAGTGACGACAACCCTGACATCCAAGATTATCTAGGGCATTACGAATTATCGGGCGCTTATAAATGGGATGAGTTTGAGCTGTCTGCGTTGGGGCGTTACAACTTTCAAACTGGTTATGGTGGCGTTCAAACCTCACTTAGTTTCCCATTGTTTGGGCGATTAAAAGGGTATGTTCAGTACTACAAAGGCTACGGTGAAAGCTTGATTGATTATGACTATAGCAGCGAGCGAATCGGCGTTGGTATTCTGCTGACCAACGCCTTATAG